Proteins from one Alysiella filiformis genomic window:
- a CDS encoding isochorismatase family protein — protein sequence MIVSIDIDAQKTFTPLCPNELPIVGGDEIVGELNAQAALADWRVMTKDAHTLAAKWLCQNRADMGKPTGLINADVKWVAHAIVGSKGYELLDGLPDETAYDFCVWKGTSPELHPYGACFHDFQEKLSTGLLEWLRQRQTQIVIVGGLATDFCVKTTVLQLLRGGDWQVWVNLAACRGIAPESTQAALHEMTQHGAKLFPHAASIADAIQAA from the coding sequence ATGATTGTTTCTATTGATATTGATGCGCAAAAAACCTTTACCCCACTTTGCCCCAACGAACTGCCCATTGTGGGTGGCGATGAAATTGTGGGCGAACTCAATGCCCAAGCCGCGCTTGCCGATTGGCGCGTGATGACCAAAGATGCACACACGCTTGCCGCCAAATGGCTCTGCCAAAATCGTGCCGATATGGGCAAACCCACAGGTCTCATCAATGCCGATGTGAAATGGGTGGCACACGCCATTGTGGGCAGCAAAGGCTATGAATTGCTCGATGGTTTGCCCGATGAAACGGCATACGATTTTTGTGTGTGGAAAGGCACATCGCCAGAATTGCACCCCTATGGTGCGTGTTTTCACGATTTTCAGGAGAAACTCAGCACGGGTTTGCTGGAATGGTTGCGGCAGCGTCAAACCCAAATTGTGATTGTGGGCGGTTTGGCAACGGATTTTTGCGTCAAAACCACGGTATTGCAATTATTGCGCGGTGGCGATTGGCAGGTGTGGGTGAATTTGGCTGCCTGTCGTGGCATTGCGCCCGAATCCACCCAAGCGGCTTTGCACGAAATGACGCAACACGGTGCCAAATTGTTCCCCCATGCCGCCAGCATTGCCGATGCGATTCAGGCTGCCTGA
- the bioH gene encoding pimeloyl-ACP methyl ester esterase BioH — translation MKQHLVLIHGWGVNRHIFDDFRRRLPEHWHSFAPNLLGHGDEPCVGDFTVARAAERIASQIAPQSVVLGWSLGGLVALHLAAHYADKVRGLILCSSFAKLLAEPDYPAGLTQSALHKMIPLFEQDYRKFMRQFLELQLLHSPYRDEILHNVLPDVAKWGAPQALRGALAAVEQADFRAQLGQIRQPSLLIYGGKDAITPPCMGDYLQQHLPHAQIHKIDKAAHAPFLSHADEVVAIVQNWIE, via the coding sequence ATGAAGCAACATCTTGTTTTGATTCACGGTTGGGGTGTGAATCGGCATATTTTTGATGATTTTCGCCGCAGGCTGCCTGAACATTGGCACTCGTTTGCCCCCAATTTGTTGGGGCATGGCGATGAGCCTTGCGTGGGCGATTTTACCGTGGCGCGCGCTGCCGAGCGCATTGCCAGCCAAATTGCACCGCAGAGTGTGGTGTTGGGGTGGTCGTTGGGTGGCTTGGTGGCGTTGCATTTGGCGGCGCATTATGCGGATAAGGTGCGCGGTTTGATTTTGTGCAGCAGCTTTGCCAAACTTTTGGCTGAACCTGATTATCCAGCAGGTTTGACACAATCTGCTTTGCACAAAATGATACCGTTGTTTGAGCAGGATTACCGCAAATTTATGCGGCAATTTTTGGAATTGCAGTTGTTGCACAGCCCTTATCGTGATGAAATTTTGCACAATGTGTTGCCTGATGTGGCAAAATGGGGCGCGCCGCAAGCCTTGCGTGGCGCATTGGCGGCGGTGGAGCAGGCGGATTTTCGCGCTCAACTGGGGCAAATTCGGCAGCCCAGTTTGTTGATTTATGGTGGAAAAGATGCCATTACGCCACCGTGCATGGGCGATTATTTGCAGCAGCATTTGCCCCACGCGCAAATCCACAAAATTGACAAAGCGGCACACGCGCCATTTTTGAGTCATGCCGATGAAGTGGTTGCCATTGTGCAAAATTGGATAGAATAA
- a CDS encoding RDD family protein — translation MTKQATQREQGSPFSFGDGRGRLMWLLASPVERIVAACINGVCSVLALAPLGWVMYEHIFKNIKITPTVLLKHLREDTLQIIETSNKGKVGVAVVAIYLLIQMLMMTQGGQSIGKKIVGIKVMTAKGEDTGFFHAILLRKVVYNLIWITLIGLILNLLHLRDNFTSWHLIWLPYLACLTMLGNEEDNCRTLQDKLAGTVVVKAKPIVRPH, via the coding sequence ATGACCAAACAAGCCACACAAAGAGAACAAGGTTCGCCATTCAGTTTTGGCGATGGACGCGGACGGCTGATGTGGCTGCTCGCCAGTCCTGTTGAGCGCATTGTGGCGGCGTGCATCAATGGCGTGTGCAGCGTGTTGGCATTGGCACCCTTGGGCTGGGTGATGTACGAACACATCTTCAAAAACATCAAAATCACCCCCACCGTATTGTTGAAACATTTGCGCGAAGACACCTTGCAAATCATAGAAACGTCCAACAAGGGCAAAGTGGGCGTGGCGGTGGTGGCAATTTACCTGCTGATTCAAATGCTGATGATGACCCAAGGCGGGCAATCCATAGGCAAAAAAATCGTGGGCATTAAAGTGATGACCGCCAAAGGCGAAGATACAGGCTTTTTTCACGCCATTTTGTTGCGTAAAGTGGTGTACAACCTGATTTGGATTACCCTAATCGGCTTAATTTTGAATTTACTGCATTTGCGCGACAATTTCACATCGTGGCATTTGATTTGGCTGCCTTACTTGGCGTGTTTGACCATGCTGGGCAACGAAGAAGACAATTGCCGCACCTTGCAAGACAAACTGGCAGGCACCGTGGTGGTCAAAGCCAAGCCCATTGTTCGCCCACATTAG
- a CDS encoding gamma carbonic anhydrase family protein, whose translation MPLRPYKDSFPRIADNAFVDETAVIIGDVEIGEQSSIWVYAVLRGDVNRIQIGKRTSIQDMSMIHVTHKSAKKPEGSPTIIGDDVTVGHHVMLHGCTIGNRVLVGMGATILDDVVVEDDVIIGAGSLVPPRKRLESGYMYMGAPVQKVRPLTDAEREHLLYSSSNYVRWGGEYLAQQQEEK comes from the coding sequence ATGCCTTTGCGTCCTTACAAAGACAGTTTTCCACGCATTGCCGACAATGCTTTTGTAGATGAAACCGCCGTGATTATTGGCGATGTGGAAATTGGCGAGCAATCGTCCATTTGGGTGTATGCGGTGCTGCGTGGCGATGTGAATCGCATTCAAATTGGCAAACGCACCAGCATTCAAGACATGAGCATGATTCACGTTACCCACAAAAGTGCGAAAAAGCCAGAAGGTTCGCCCACCATCATTGGCGATGACGTTACGGTGGGGCATCATGTGATGTTGCACGGTTGCACGATTGGCAATCGCGTGTTGGTGGGCATGGGCGCGACCATTTTGGACGATGTGGTGGTGGAAGACGATGTGATTATTGGTGCAGGCAGCCTTGTGCCGCCACGCAAACGTTTGGAAAGCGGCTACATGTATATGGGTGCGCCTGTGCAAAAAGTGCGCCCCTTAACCGATGCGGAACGTGAACATTTGCTGTATTCATCGTCCAATTATGTGCGTTGGGGCGGCGAATATTTGGCGCAACAGCAAGAAGAGAAATGA
- the asd gene encoding aspartate-semialdehyde dehydrogenase, with translation MKKVGFIGWRGMVGSVLMQRMREENDFAHIPEAHFFTTSNAGGAAPDFGQAAKTLLDANNINELAQMDIIVSCQGGDYTKQVYQPLRDGGWNGYWIDAASTLRMKEDAIIVLDPVNRNVIDAGLANGVKNYIGGNCTVSLMLMALGGLFQNGLVEWASSMTYQAASGAGAKNMRELIGGMGAIHSQVASELSDPASAILDIDRKVADFLRSDNYPKENFGVPLAGSLIPWIDVDLGNGQSKEEWKGGVETNKILNSQQPVIVEGLCVRVGAMRCHSQAITLKLKQNLPISEIEQIIASANAWTKVVPNTKEASIHELTPAAVTGTLTTPVGRIRKLAMGDEFISAFTVGDQLLWGAAEPLRRVLRIILGNLD, from the coding sequence ATGAAAAAAGTTGGTTTTATTGGTTGGCGCGGCATGGTTGGTTCGGTGCTGATGCAGCGTATGCGTGAAGAAAACGACTTCGCCCACATTCCCGAAGCGCATTTTTTTACCACGTCTAACGCAGGCGGTGCGGCACCCGATTTCGGTCAGGCAGCCAAAACCTTGCTGGACGCGAACAACATTAACGAACTGGCACAAATGGACATCATCGTCAGCTGTCAAGGCGGCGACTACACCAAACAGGTTTACCAACCCTTGCGCGATGGCGGCTGGAACGGCTATTGGATTGATGCCGCCTCCACACTCCGCATGAAAGAAGACGCGATTATCGTGCTTGACCCCGTAAACCGCAATGTGATTGACGCAGGCTTGGCAAATGGCGTGAAAAACTACATTGGTGGCAACTGCACTGTATCGTTGATGTTGATGGCGTTGGGCGGTTTGTTCCAAAATGGTTTGGTGGAATGGGCAAGCAGCATGACTTACCAAGCCGCATCAGGCGCAGGCGCGAAAAACATGCGCGAATTGATTGGCGGCATGGGCGCAATCCACAGCCAAGTTGCCAGCGAATTGTCCGACCCCGCCAGCGCGATTTTGGACATTGACCGCAAAGTGGCGGATTTCTTGCGTTCTGACAATTATCCGAAAGAAAACTTTGGCGTACCGCTTGCAGGCAGCCTGATTCCATGGATTGATGTGGATTTGGGCAACGGACAATCCAAAGAAGAATGGAAAGGCGGCGTGGAAACCAACAAAATTTTGAACAGCCAACAGCCCGTGATTGTGGAAGGTTTGTGCGTGCGTGTGGGCGCAATGCGTTGCCACAGCCAAGCGATTACCTTGAAATTGAAACAAAATTTGCCCATTAGCGAGATTGAGCAAATCATCGCCAGCGCCAATGCGTGGACAAAAGTCGTGCCGAACACCAAAGAAGCCAGCATTCACGAATTGACCCCTGCTGCGGTTACGGGCACTTTGACCACACCAGTGGGTCGCATTCGCAAATTGGCGATGGGCGATGAGTTCATCAGCGCGTTTACGGTGGGCGACCAGTTGCTGTGGGGCGCGGCAGAGCCGTTGCGCCGTGTGTTGCGGATTATTTTGGGCAATTTGGATTGA
- the murJ gene encoding murein biosynthesis integral membrane protein MurJ, translating to MNLLGVLARISSMTMISRVLGFVRDAIVARIFGAGMAMDAFVVAFRLPNLLRRIFAEGAFSQAFVPMLADFKRNQSPDETRHFVQNVAGVLSLALLAVTIVGVIAAPIVIWLTASGFAQQGGERFDLAVDLLRVVFPYILLISLSSFVGSILNTYGQFSIPAFTPVLLNVSFIVFAVWFVPYFNPPIMALGWAVLIGGVLQLAFQLPWLYKLGFLRLPKLNWRDSAVQRVMKQMVPSIIGSSVAQISLVINTIFASFLVSGSVSWMYYADRLMELPSGVIGAALGTILLPSLSKHAAGEDVAEFSALLDWGLRLCMLLILPAAVGLAVLGFPLVATLFMYQQFGLHDAQMTQYALMAYSVGLPAMILVKILAPAFYAQKNVKTPMKVAMISLASTQIFNLLLVWHLKHVGLALAIGLGACVNAALLFVILRTRKMYVPQTGWRTFMLKIGTALLAMTLILWAVQTFVPLQWDNVGGGHRVLQLGLLIVLAMVVYFCLLGAMGMRPRDFKRAEK from the coding sequence ATGAATTTATTGGGTGTTTTGGCGCGAATCAGCAGCATGACCATGATTTCGCGCGTATTGGGATTTGTGCGCGATGCGATTGTGGCGCGCATTTTTGGCGCAGGCATGGCAATGGACGCTTTTGTGGTGGCATTTCGGCTGCCCAACTTGTTGCGGCGCATTTTTGCCGAAGGCGCGTTTTCCCAAGCCTTTGTGCCGATGTTGGCGGATTTTAAACGCAACCAATCGCCCGATGAAACGCGCCATTTTGTGCAAAATGTGGCAGGGGTGCTGTCGCTGGCTTTGCTGGCGGTAACGATTGTGGGCGTGATTGCCGCACCGATTGTGATTTGGCTCACCGCAAGCGGCTTTGCCCAACAAGGTGGCGAACGCTTTGATTTGGCTGTGGATTTATTGCGCGTGGTGTTTCCATATATTTTATTGATTTCGCTGTCTTCATTTGTGGGCAGCATTTTGAACACTTACGGTCAATTTTCCATTCCAGCTTTCACGCCCGTGTTGTTGAATGTGTCGTTTATCGTGTTTGCCGTGTGGTTTGTGCCGTATTTCAATCCACCGATTATGGCTTTGGGTTGGGCGGTGCTGATAGGCGGGGTGCTGCAACTGGCATTTCAACTGCCATGGTTGTACAAACTGGGGTTTTTGCGTTTGCCCAAATTGAATTGGCGCGATTCGGCGGTGCAACGTGTGATGAAACAGATGGTACCGTCCATTATCGGTTCATCGGTGGCGCAAATTTCTTTGGTGATTAACACGATTTTTGCCTCATTTTTGGTTTCAGGCAGCGTGTCGTGGATGTATTATGCCGACCGCTTGATGGAATTGCCATCGGGCGTGATTGGTGCGGCTTTGGGTACGATTTTGTTGCCCAGTTTGTCCAAACACGCGGCTGGCGAAGATGTGGCAGAATTTTCCGCATTGCTGGATTGGGGTTTGCGTTTGTGTATGCTGTTGATTTTGCCTGCGGCGGTGGGATTGGCGGTGTTGGGTTTTCCATTGGTGGCGACATTGTTTATGTATCAACAATTTGGCTTGCACGATGCCCAAATGACCCAATACGCGCTGATGGCATATTCAGTGGGTTTGCCCGCCATGATTTTGGTTAAAATTCTTGCGCCCGCATTTTACGCGCAAAAAAACGTGAAAACGCCCATGAAAGTGGCAATGATTTCGCTGGCAAGCACACAAATTTTCAATTTATTGCTGGTATGGCATTTGAAACATGTGGGTTTGGCATTGGCGATTGGCTTGGGCGCGTGTGTGAACGCGGCATTGCTGTTTGTGATTTTGCGTACGCGAAAAATGTATGTGCCACAAACGGGTTGGCGCACCTTTATGCTGAAAATCGGCACGGCATTGCTTGCCATGACCCTGATTTTGTGGGCGGTGCAAACCTTTGTGCCATTGCAATGGGACAATGTGGGTGGCGGACACCGTGTCTTGCAGTTGGGTTTGTTGATTGTGTTGGCGATGGTGGTGTATTTTTGTTTGTTGGGGGCGATGGGCATGCGTCCGCGTGATTTTAAACGCGCTGAAAAATGA
- a CDS encoding bifunctional 4-hydroxy-2-oxoglutarate aldolase/2-dehydro-3-deoxy-phosphogluconate aldolase translates to MNARDILSAGAVVPVIAIDDIHTAVDLAHALVAGGIPTLEITLRTEHGLKAIELIAKEVKGAIVGAGTVINAEQLKAVEDAGAVFAISPGLNLPFAKAAEKSAIAVIPGIATAGELMLALEHGIDTCKLFPAEVVGGRAMLSALYGPFPQVKFCPTGGINLVSAPEYLKLPNVLCVGGSWLTPKDAVAKQDWGTITRLAKEAAALRA, encoded by the coding sequence ATGAATGCACGCGACATTTTATCGGCTGGTGCGGTGGTGCCTGTTATTGCCATTGACGACATTCACACAGCGGTGGATTTGGCTCATGCTTTGGTGGCGGGGGGCATTCCCACGCTGGAAATCACTTTGCGTACGGAACATGGCTTAAAAGCCATTGAATTGATTGCCAAAGAAGTGAAAGGGGCGATTGTGGGCGCGGGTACGGTCATCAATGCCGAACAGTTGAAAGCGGTGGAAGATGCGGGCGCGGTGTTTGCCATTAGCCCTGGTTTGAATTTGCCTTTTGCCAAGGCTGCGGAAAAAAGTGCCATTGCGGTAATCCCCGGTATTGCCACGGCTGGGGAATTGATGTTGGCTTTGGAGCATGGCATTGACACTTGCAAATTATTCCCTGCGGAAGTGGTGGGTGGACGTGCGATGTTGTCGGCTTTGTATGGCCCTTTTCCGCAAGTGAAATTTTGCCCAACGGGGGGCATCAATTTGGTTTCTGCGCCTGAATATTTGAAATTGCCCAATGTGTTGTGTGTGGGCGGTTCGTGGCTCACGCCAAAAGACGCGGTTGCCAAACAGGATTGGGGCACGATTACGCGTTTGGCAAAAGAGGCGGCGGCTTTACGCGCTTAA
- a CDS encoding Stealth CR1 domain-containing protein has product MKKIKKFIRQPEIFFRDYLNKKHPIRNIEQAIDESEEHIILQNSQHLESQESRLKLAPFAVDVVFTWVNNHDMAWQQRRQQRSQQATHSALYSNDEARFANHNELYYSLHSVQTFLPWVNHIYIVTDQQTPDWFQAAQYPKVSIIDHRQIIDEQYLPTFNSHVIEAHLHNIPNLSEHFIYFNDDVFVARPLLKEHFFRANGIASLFVANKSLKHMQSKGVQTPTLSASQNSMALLQHHHGCQIDNPLVHTYVPLRKSLFQAAWKLYADEIKAFLPNAFRSNHDLNLATFLVPWLMYLNGVATFSNDVCYYFNIRSNKAPAQYRKLLHQNAHHQQPHSFCANDFHSQQQIDNYHSKLIEMLRAYFQI; this is encoded by the coding sequence ATGAAAAAAATCAAGAAATTCATCAGGCAGCCTGAAATTTTCTTCCGCGATTATTTGAACAAAAAACACCCCATACGCAACATAGAGCAAGCCATTGATGAATCAGAAGAACACATTATCCTGCAAAACAGCCAACACCTCGAATCGCAGGAAAGCCGCCTGAAACTTGCCCCATTTGCCGTTGATGTGGTGTTCACATGGGTCAATAATCACGACATGGCGTGGCAGCAACGCCGCCAACAACGCAGCCAACAGGCAACGCACAGCGCACTTTACAGCAACGATGAAGCCCGTTTTGCCAATCACAATGAGCTTTATTATTCGCTGCACAGTGTGCAAACGTTTTTGCCGTGGGTCAATCACATTTATATTGTTACCGACCAGCAAACACCCGATTGGTTTCAGGCAGCCCAATACCCCAAAGTCAGCATCATAGACCACCGCCAAATCATAGACGAACAATATTTGCCCACCTTCAATTCACACGTTATTGAAGCCCATTTGCACAACATACCCAATTTGAGTGAACATTTCATTTATTTCAATGACGATGTGTTTGTGGCGCGTCCCCTATTAAAAGAACACTTTTTTCGCGCCAACGGCATAGCCTCACTGTTTGTCGCCAACAAAAGCCTGAAACACATGCAAAGCAAAGGGGTGCAAACCCCCACCTTATCCGCATCGCAAAACAGCATGGCATTGTTGCAGCATCATCACGGTTGCCAAATTGACAATCCCTTGGTGCACACCTATGTCCCATTACGCAAAAGCCTTTTTCAGGCAGCGTGGAAACTGTATGCAGATGAAATCAAAGCATTTTTACCCAATGCCTTTCGCAGCAATCACGATTTGAATTTGGCAACCTTTCTGGTGCCATGGTTGATGTATTTAAACGGTGTTGCCACGTTCAGCAACGATGTATGTTACTATTTCAACATACGTTCAAACAAAGCACCCGCTCAATATCGCAAACTGTTACACCAAAACGCCCATCACCAACAACCCCATTCATTTTGTGCCAACGATTTTCACAGCCAGCAACAAATTGACAATTACCACAGCAAATTGATAGAAATGTTGCGAGCCTATTTCCAAATTTAA
- the prmC gene encoding peptide chain release factor N(5)-glutamine methyltransferase, with amino-acid sequence MINQTLLQWIQQSPLPKLETRLLLQHITGYTRAQLLTRDTEKLPENQAIELHNLIERRKCGEPIAYILGEREFYGRNFRVSPAVLIPRPETEHLLEAALCRLPENGTLWDLGTGSGIIAISAKLERPDVLVFASDVSDDALQIAQSNAHNLGADVAFGQGWWFQAAGHFRLPECGCDVIVSNPPYIEQHDGHLAQGDLRFEPPHALTDFADGLAHIREIAAQAPDYLKENAWLMLEHGYNQGQAVREILQQNGFRNVATLPDLAGLDRVSVGQFQAA; translated from the coding sequence ATGATAAATCAGACATTATTGCAATGGATTCAGCAATCGCCTTTGCCCAAATTGGAAACGCGCTTGCTGTTGCAACACATTACGGGCTACACTCGCGCTCAATTACTCACGCGCGATACGGAAAAGCTGCCTGAAAATCAAGCCATTGAATTGCACAATTTAATTGAACGGCGCAAATGTGGCGAACCGATTGCCTATATTTTGGGCGAACGTGAATTTTATGGGCGCAATTTTCGCGTGTCGCCTGCCGTGTTGATTCCGCGCCCTGAAACGGAGCATTTGCTTGAAGCGGCTTTGTGCAGGCTGCCTGAAAATGGCACGTTGTGGGATTTGGGAACAGGGAGCGGCATCATCGCCATTTCCGCCAAATTGGAACGACCTGATGTGCTTGTTTTTGCAAGTGATGTTTCAGATGATGCGCTACAAATTGCCCAAAGCAACGCGCACAATTTGGGGGCGGACGTTGCATTTGGGCAAGGTTGGTGGTTTCAAGCGGCGGGGCATTTCAGGCTGCCTGAATGCGGTTGCGATGTGATTGTGTCCAATCCGCCCTATATTGAGCAGCACGATGGGCATTTGGCACAAGGCGATTTGCGTTTTGAGCCGCCACACGCGCTCACGGATTTTGCAGATGGTTTGGCGCATATTCGTGAAATTGCGGCACAAGCACCTGATTATTTAAAAGAAAATGCTTGGTTGATGTTGGAACACGGCTACAATCAAGGGCAGGCGGTACGCGAAATTTTGCAACAAAATGGTTTTCGCAATGTGGCAACGTTGCCCGATTTGGCTGGATTAGACCGCGTGAGTGTGGGGCAATTTCAGGCTGCCTGA